One genomic window of Garra rufa chromosome 24, GarRuf1.0, whole genome shotgun sequence includes the following:
- the LOC141300849 gene encoding putative nuclease HARBI1 yields the protein MSLAGALWFAVQDDLFSNGLCNNTPSPSISISNTTQDKQSSISEPISASETPSVLDELDDRYISQCLRLNRQCLRFIIDFIQARLKKDVFAPSHSLTSAEANILATLAYYAQGSLPSKITDRMGIDQTAAVEAVKTITKLLSDVSPDFITFPNSYNDRMGAAQAFKNLSGIPHVVGVLGYLHVKVSPPLGEELMYLNTLGYHSVMMQVIFDVDGNLLSLEQCCPGGTPEHTLWENSDIGRQFSIFQHGHTWVVGSRSLLGCGHVLTPVEAFRIKSNAALRFNKAHAQLHSRAQQVFGCLKSRFHCLRDIGSVQSPESVACTIKACCVLHNICKKFSVPLPWDFNVEPLHPPSEVVNIMTEQPFDYMEDTKDEMIEMFFNIAEEEGE from the exons ATGTCTTTAGCTGGAGCGCTGTGGTTTGCGGTCCAGGATGATTTATTCTCAAACGGACTGTGTAACAACACTCCATCACCCAGTATCAGCATCAGCAACACAACACAAGACAAACAATCCAGCATCAGTGAGCCCATCTCTGCCTCCGAGACACCCAGTGTCCTGGACGAACTGGATGATCGCTATATTTCTCAGTGTTTACGTCTCAATCGACAGTGCTTGCGCTTTATCATCGATTTCATTCAGGCCCGTTTAAAGAAAGACGTGTTTGCACCCAGCCACAGTCTGACCTCCGCAGAAGCCAATATTCTGGCCACGCTTGCCTACTACGCACAGGGGTCTCTGCCTAGTAAAATTACAGACCGCATGGGAATAGATCAGACAGCAGCGGTCGAGGCTGTGAAGACCATTACTAAACTCTTATCAGATGTGAGTCCTGATTTCATCACTTTCCCGAACAGTTATAACGACCGCATGGGTGCCGCCCAAGCGTTTAAGAATTTGAGTGGCATTCCGCATGTGGTGGGAGTGCTGGGGTATCTGCACGTAAAGGTGAGTCCTCCGCTTGGGGAGGAGCTCATGTACTTGAACACTCTGGGTTATCATTCAGTCATGATGCAGGTCATATTCGACGTGGATGGAAATCTCTTGAGTCTGGAGCAGTGCTGTCCGGGAGGAACGCCTGAACACACTCTTTGGGAAAATTCAGACATTGGCAGACAGTTCAGCATATTTCAACATGGCCATACGTGGGTTGTTG GTAGCAGAAGTCTGCTCGGTTGTGGACATGTGTTGACCCCTGTCGAGGCTTTCCGCATAAAAAGCAACGCAGCCCTTCGATTTAACAAAGCACACGCTCAGCTACACAGCCGTGCGCAACAGGTCTTTGGCTGTTTGAAAAGCCGCTTCCATTGCCTGCGTGACATCGGCTCTGTTCAATCACCTGAGTCAGTGGCATGCACCATCAAAGCCTGCTGTGTCCTGCACAACATCTGCAAGAAGTTCTCTGTGCCGCTACCCTGGGATTTTAACGTAGAGCCGCTCCATCCACCATCAGAGGTGGTGAACATCATGACAGAGCAGCCTTTTGACTACATGGAAGACACTAAAGATGAGATGatagaaatgttttttaatatcGCAGAAGAGGAAGGTGAATAA
- the LOC141300850 gene encoding receptor-type tyrosine-protein phosphatase H-like translates to MPTKKYKSISLDTFPEHFRNMSCDQNRGFSEEYEDLSSVGIEQSTFAALLPENKDKNRFSNVSAYDSSRVHLLTKNEGDSDYINANYMPGYGNASKRYIASQGPLPSTVNDFWRMVWEQKSQAIVMVTNCTESGRVKCEQYWPLDYTPCLYGNLLVTVKSENKYPSWTLREFNVKNKNTSETRTVKHFHFTAWPDHGVPTGTEELIQFRGLIRQHIERAFSAGPTVVHCSAGVGRTGTLIALDVLLQQLDKKKEVGIAAFVQQMRLNRPLMVQTESQYVFLHQCIMDSLQPKVVPGSEPLYENTEMIYVNAIALREYEKGN, encoded by the exons ATGCCTACTAAAAAATACAA ATCCATTTCCTTGGATACATTTCCTGAACATTTTCGAAATATGAGTTGTGATCAGAATAGAGGTTTCAGTGAGGAATATGAG GACTTGAGTTCAGTGGGTATAGAACAGTCTACTTTTGCAGCTCTTCTGCctgaaaataaagacaaaaaccgATTTTCCAATGTTTCAGCCT ATGACTCCTCTAGAGTGCATCTCCTCACAAAAAATGAGGGCGATTCTGATTATATCAATGCTAACTACATGCCT GGCTACGGCAATGCAAGCAAACGGTATATCGCTTCTCAAGGTCCACTGCCATCCACTGTCAATGACTTCTGGAGAATGGTTTGGGAGCAAAAGTCACAAGCCATTGTAATGGTAACCAACTGCACTGAAAGTGGAAGG GTCAAGTGTGAGCAATACTGGCCACTGGACTACACACCATGTCTCTACGGAAACTTGCTTGTCACAGTGAAATCGGAGAATAAATATCCAAGTTGGACTCTGCGAGAATTTAATGTCAAAAAT AAAAACACCTCTGAGACACGAACAGTGAAGCACTTCCACTTCACAGCATGGCCGGATCACGGCGTTCCCACTGGCACAGAGGAGCTCATCCAATTCAGAGGACTTATTCGTCAACACATAGAGAGAGCTTTCTCTGCAGGGCCGACAGTTGTACACTGCAG TGCTGGAGTGGGCCGGACAGGTACCCTGATTGCACTGGATGTTCTGCTGCAGCAGCTGGACAAAAAGAAGGAAGTAGGCATTGCAGCGTTCGTCCAGCAAATGAGACTCAACAGACCACTAATGGTGCAAACAGAG TCTCAGTACGTGTTCCTGCACCAGTGCATCATGGATTCTCTGCAACCCAAAGTTGTGCCTGGCTCAGAGCCTCTCTATGAAAACACAGAAATGATTTATGTCAATGCAATAGCATTGAGAGAATATGAAAAAGGAAATTAA
- the LOC141300874 gene encoding ferritin, lower subunit, giving the protein MSLVKQNLHPNNEANINKLVNLKLTASYVYLSLGMYFDRDDVALPRFSKFFLERSLKERDQAEHLLEYQNTRGGRIVLQTIAKPSRDDWKGGMDAITFSLDHQKSLNCSLLEIHKAAGENSDPHLCDFLESEFFTDSHDTIKTLGDYVGSLSRLLSSDPHGKMGEYLFDKHTL; this is encoded by the exons ATGTCTCTAGTCAAGCAGAATCTTCACCCGAATAATGAGGCGAACATCAACAAACTGGTTAACCTCAAACTGACGGCCTCATATGTTTATCTCTCGCTG GGAATGTATTTTGACAGAGATGATGTGGCTCTGCCCCGCTTCTCAAAGTTTTTCCTGGAGCGTTCACTGAAGGAGAGGGATCAGGCGGAGCATTTGCTGGAGTATCAAAACACAAGAGGAGGACGAATTGTTCTCCAGACCATTGCG AAGCCCAGTCGTGATGATTGGAAAGGAGGTATGGATGCTATCACATTTTCTCTGGACCATCAAAAGTCTCTTAACTGTTCCCTGCTGGAGATCCACAAAGCAGCTGGAGAAAACTCTGACCCTCAT CTCTGTGACTTCCTAGAGAGTGAATTCTTTACTGACAGTCATGACACCATTAAGACGCTGGGTGACTATGTTGGCAGCCTGAGTCGCCTCCTCTCTTCTGACCCGCATGGCAAAATGGGAGAGTACCTGTTTGACAAGCACACTCTCTGA